A DNA window from Calliphora vicina chromosome 1, idCalVici1.1, whole genome shotgun sequence contains the following coding sequences:
- the LOC135950985 gene encoding uncharacterized protein LOC135950985 has translation MQRSPSRKSSRLQTATSQNVNSSTPAGTDSSANVSQMPSIQNVSSVALGTTTTVTSASISAPREPTPAVSTQNIFSSTSEEPFSLPPLVPGPNVRTQPPQTISSDNENLQRQIDILQAQLANAQRALRANQNLNTPNVIGHNAPVIQSISSGPENMVDRRNPTPYSYVSQSDQLMTSQPLIVSPATVPMPVQRKLYDLPEFCGIPEDWPMFLSALEHSTAAYSYNNFENCLILQKALKGEARECVKSLLIHPNNVPTVIEQLKLQYGRPELLIRCQLQQMKEVQPIAENAIDKLVPYSIKVRNLAAFLESANGYQHLSNPTLMEKLVQKLPMSKRLDWAQFASTLPQLPTILDYSTWLQRVANLVRSVQISSSSGNRSNSDPKRKVVLYASDGPERQLKCFYCVGPHKIFDCKKFLELSVPNRWSEVKRLKLCFSCLSGGHSSKDCRRCKQCPMEKCQRNHNKLSHETKPNEPSERSVNVPPTERASTVEPVLSCVSSASERSDLLFRVLPVVLYGPNCAIETYALLDEGSSVTMMDSSLVRQLGLHGRQSQLNLSWYGGKSAQEPVMVVDLYVSGVNKKRKYALKNVYGVSNLKLPSQSFNADLVKNHGVPLNSYECVAPKVLIGLDHCHLGLPDEIVPLEDAGPYAANTPLGWVVFGNVKGGRPGTQTCLLTQLDNLNNLVANYFETENFGVKALPVIESRDDLRAREILRNSTKRVAGRFESRLLWCNDDVVLPDSYSMAHNRFFGMERKMKNNPEFGAAYKQIMSEYLQKRYVRKLSLSEVDTFHPRTWYLPHFGVVNPNKPGKIRMVFDAAAKVEGVSLNSKLLKGPQQYKPLPSVLFNFRIGSVAVCGDIKEMFHQVVVAEEDRCSQRFLWRDDASGPPEVYEMLVMTFGAACSPCIAHYVKETNAMEHRNRFPRAVKSILDHHYVDDFVDSFVNPSKAIEIAIQVREIHKAAGFEMRKFTSNSSEVVVALEGCSDHQVSFSGGLNELEGSTEKVLGMFWDPKDDTFKFVLKFHRVNSDVILGKRCPTKRELLCVVMSIFDPLGFLCHFMITAKLLMREVWRHNVLWDEMLPASLQAMWNKWRQELRNVVHVKVPRFYFGNGLPLELELHVFVDASEDAFGAVGYWRYTTSDGQIGVSFISAKSKCAPLKCMTIPRLELQAAVLGTRLMDTIMKEHELKVSRRICWSDSTTVISWIGSESRRYKPFVAHRIAEILDSTRPTDWRWLPTDLNVADDTTRAKNEVDFSIETRWFQGPQFLYENEADWPNKNSEKSDDLCEEELRPKFVMLVSTNLVIDFNRFSSFLRLKRTMAWVLRFINRCRKYDKCNGSRCLCAEELRVAETSLCRLSQEECFAFEINVLKSDGSLKKDNELFSLSPYFDENNLLRVSGRIDAASWLPLDARHPIILSPCHRFTQLFVAHVHNKMRHQNFEATIGEIRKRFWIPRLRNLLSKTTSNCNICKIRRAVPVAPFMGSLPSDRLTPYVRPFTYTGVDYFGPLNVTVGRRHEKRWVALFTCLTIRAVHLEVAYDLSTDSCILAIRNFINHRSTPLKIRSDNGKNFVGVNQETQRFDEVFDLVKIEDELSTRGIEWQFNCPHNPAEGGIWERMVQCVKKVLRVTLKEVAPKEHTLQSFLIEAENIVNSRPLTHLPVSPEDEEPLTPKYFLLGSANTAQTPEGIEIIKPVVLKKQWRIARQLRDHFWKRWIVEYLPTLTRRSKWCKHTKPVAPGDLVLICDPAVSRRNWKRGRVVNVFPGSDGVIRRADVQTSSGILKRPVSKLAVLDLE, from the coding sequence ATGCAACGGTCGCCATCTAGAAAAAGCTCTCGTTTGCAGACAGCAACTAGCCAAAATGTGAATAGTTCCACGCCTGCCGGAACAGATAGTTCAGCAAATGTTTCTCAAATGCCGTCGATACAAAATGTCAGTTCTGTTGCCCTCGGAACGACAACAACCGTAACTAGTGCCTCTATAAGTGCCCCTAGAGAACCGACACCTGCTGTATCAACGCAAAACATTTTCAGTTCAACAAGTGAAGAGCCCTTTAGTCTGCCGCCGTTAGTGCCCGGTCCTAATGTGAGAACCCAGCCACCACAAACCATATCGTCTGATAATGAGAACCTGCAACGACAAATTGATATCCTGCAAGCTCAATTGGCAAACGCTCAACGTGCTTTAAgagcaaatcaaaatttaaatacgcCGAATGTTATTGGACATAATGCGCCAGTCATCCAAAGTATTAGCAGTGGCCCTGAGAACATGGTTGATCGCCGGAATCCAACGCCATATTCCTATGTTAGTCAGTCAGACCAGTTGATGACATCTCAGCCTCTTATTGTTTCCCCTGCTACAGTGCCCATGCCAGTACAACGCAAACTTTATGATCTGCCCGAATTTTGTGGTATTCCCGAGGACTGGCCAATGTTTTTGTCTGCCCTTGAACATTCGACAGCGGCATATTCgtacaataattttgaaaattgtttgataTTGCAGAAGGCTTTGAAAGGTGAAGCCAGAGAGTGCGTGAAGTCGTTGCTCATCCACCCAAATAATGTGCCAACAGTTATAGAGCAATTAAAGCTACAATATGGTCGCCCAGAGTTGCTTATTCGATGCCAATTGCAACAGATGAAGGAAGTTCAGCCCATAGCAGAAAACGCGATCGATAAATTGGTGCCGTATTCCATTAAGGTCAGAAATTTAGCAGCATTTTTGGAATCTGCCAATGGTTATCAACATTTGTCGAATCCAACACTCATGGAGAAGTTAGTACAGAAGCTGCCAATGAGCAAACGTTTGGATTGGGCCCAGTTTGCTTCAACTTTACCTCAGTTGCCGACTATTTTGGATTATAGTACCTGGCTCCAGCGTGTTGCAAATTTGGTAAGAAGTGTGCAAATAAGCAGTTCAAGTGGCAATAGATCTAACAGTGATCCAAAACGAAAAGTGGTTTTATATGCTTCTGATGGCCCAGAACGtcagttaaaatgtttttattgtgttggcccacataaaatttttgattgtaagaaatttttagaattgaGTGTGCCTAATAGATGGAGTGAAGTGAAGAGATTGAAGTTATGTTTTTCGTGTCTCAGTGGTGGCCATTCAAGTAAAGATTGTCGTCGGTGTAAGCAGTGTCCAATGGAAAAGTGCCAAAGAAATCACAATAAATTATCGCATGAAACTAAACCTAATGAACCAAGTGAACGATCCGTAAATGTGCCGCCAACAGAGAGAGCTTCAACAGTGGAACCAGTGCTTAGTTGTGTTTCAAGTGCTAGTGAAAGAAGTGATTTGTTGTTCAGAGTGCTCCCAGTGGTTCTTTATGGACCAAATTGTGCTATTGAAACTTATGCACTCCTAGATGAAGGTTCTTCGGTCACGATGATGGATAGCTCTTTAGTGAGACAGCTTGGACTGCATGGTCGACAAAGTCAATTGAATTTGAGTTGGTATGGTGGTAAATCGGCACAAGAACCAGTTATGGTGGTGGATCTTTATGTGAGCGGTGTTAATAAGAAGAGGAAATATgctttgaaaaatgtgtatggTGTCTCGAATTTGAAGTTGCCTAGTCAGAGTTTTAATGCGGATTTAGTAAAGAATCATGGTGTGCCTTTAAACTCATATGAATGTGTGGCTCCAAAGGTACTAATTGGATTGGACCATTGCCATTTAGGATTGCCCGATGAAATAGTCCCTTTGGAAGATGCTGGTCCATATGCTGCCAATACTCCTCTTGGATGGGTTGTTTTTGGAAACGTGAAAGGAGGTCGCCCTGGAACCCAAACATGTTTGCTGACACAGTtggataatttaaataatttggtggcaaattattttgaaactgaaaattttGGTGTTAAGGCTCTACCAGTGATTGAGTCAAGAGATGATTTACGTGCACGAGAGATATTGAGAAATTCGACGAAGAGGGTTGCCGGAAGATTTGAATCCAGACTACTATGGTGTAATGATGACGTAGTCCTGCCGGATAGCTATTCCATGGCCCataatagattttttggaatggaaagaaaaatgaaaaataatcctGAATTTGGTGCGGCCTATAAACAAATAATGAGTGAATATTTGCAGAAGCGGTATGTACGCAAATTATCATTGAGTGAAGTCGATACGTTTCATCCGAGAACATGGTACTTGCCCCACTTTGGTGTCGTAAACCCTAATAAGCCAGGGAAGATTCGTATGGTGTTCGATGCAGCAGCAAAGGTGGAAGGTGTCTCGTTGAATTCAAAGTTATTGAAAGGCCCTCAGCAGTACAAACCGTTGCCAtccgttttatttaattttagaatcGGTTCCGTAGCTGTTTGTGGGGACATAAAGGAAATGTTTCAtcaagttgttgttgctgaggAAGACAGGTGTTCTCAGAGGTTCTTGTGGCGAGATGATGCTAGTGGTCCACCGGAAGTGTATGAAATGCTTGTGATGACGTTTGGAGCTGCCTGTTCGCCCTGTATTGCCCATTATGTGAAGGAAACAAATGCAATGGAGCATCGAAATCGTTTCCCTAGAGCCGTGAAGTCAATTTTGGACCATCATTACGTAGATGACTTTGTAGACAGTTTTGTAAATCCGTCAAAAGCCATTGAAATAGCCATACAAGTTCGTGAAATACATAAAGCTGCTGGTTTTGAAATGCGTAAATTTACATCGAATTCATCGGAGGTGGTTGTGGCTCTAGAAGGATGTTCAGATCATCAGGTTAGTTTCTCAGGTGGATTAAATGAGTTGGAGGGTTCAACTGAAAAGGTACTTGGCATGTTTTGGGATCCAAAGGACGACacgttcaaatttgttttgaaattccaTCGTGTGAATTCTGACGTCATCCTTGGTAAAAGGTGTCCCACAAAGCGTGAGTTATTATGTGTCGTAATGTCCATTTTTGATCCACTTGGTTTTTTGTGCCATTTTATGATAACTGCCAAACTTTTGATGAGAGAAGTCTGGAGACATAATGTACTTTGGGACGAGATGTTGCCCGCGTCATTACAAGCGATGTGGAATAAATGGCGCCAAGAGTTAAGAAATGTTGTCCATGTAAAGGTTCCacgattttattttggaaatggtTTGCCCTTGGAGTTAGAGCTGCATGTTTTTGTTGATGCCAGTGAAGATGCCTTCGGTGCAGTTGGCTATTGGAGATATACAACATCTGATGGACAAATAGGAGTGTCGTTTATATCTGCCAAGTCGAAATGTGCCCCATTGAAATGTATGACTATTCCCAGATTAGAACTACAAGCCGCCGTTTTGGGGACCCGATTGATGGACACTATAATGAAGGAACATGAACTCAAAGTTTCTCGTCGAATCTGTTGGAGTGACTCTACAACCGTCATTAGTTGGATTGGTTCTGAAAGCAGGAGATATAAACCATTTGTTGCCCATCGAATTGCCGAAATACTTGATTCGACACGCCCAACTGATTGGAGATGGTTGCCTACAGATCTCAATGTTGCCGATGATACTACAAGAGCTAAAAATGAAGTTGATTTTTCCATTGAAACACGTTGGTTCCAAGGGCcacaatttttgtatgaaaacgaaGCTGACTGGCCGAATAAGAATTCTGAGAAATCTGATGATTTGTGTGAAGAAGAACTACGCCCCAAATTTGTTATGCTGGTTAGTACAAATTTAGTAATTGATTTTAATcgtttttcttcatttctcAGGCTTAAACGAACAATGGCTTGGGTTCTGAGATTTATCAATCGCTGCCGAAAATATGATAAATGTAATGGTTCGAGATGCCTGTGTGCTGAAGAGTTAAGGGTTGCTGAAACTAGTCTGTGTCGTCTGTCCCAAGAAGAATGTTTCGCCTTTGAAATTAACGTTTTAAAATCTGATGGTTCTTTAAAAAAGGACAACGAGTTATTTTCCCTTTCGCcttattttgatgaaaataatttacttcGAGTGAGCGGTCGTATTGATGCTGCGAGTTGGTTGCCTTTAGATGCCAGGCACCCCATTATTTTGTCGCCCTGTCACCGCTTTACACAACTATTTGTTGCCCATGTGCATAATAAAATGAGACATCAAAATTTTGAGGCTACCATAGGCGAAATAAGGAAAAGATTCTGGATTCCACGACTTCGAAATCTGTTGAGTAAGACCACATCAAATTGCAACATTTGTAAGATTCGTCGTGCTGTTCCAGTAGCTCCTTTTATGGGATCGTTGCCAAGTGATAGACTAACTCCATATGTCCGGCCATTTACTTATACTGGTGTTGACTATTTTGGCCCATTAAATGTGACTGTTGGTAGACGCCATGAAAAACGTTGGGTTGCCCTGTTTACGTGCCTTACAATCAGAGCTGTACATTTAGAAGTGGCCTATGATCTATCTACTGATTCGTGTATTTTGGCTATACGGAATTTTATAAATCATCGTAGCACCCCGTTGAAGATTCGGAGTGATAACGGAAAGAATTTTGTTGGAGTTAACCAAGAAACCCAGCGATTTGATGAAGTATTTGATCTGGTTAAAATTGAAGATGAGTTGTCCACAAGGGGCATTGAATGGCAGTTTAATTGTCCACATAATCCTGCAGAAGGTGGAATATGGGAGCGAATGGTTCAATGTGTTAAAAAGGTTTTAAGAGTAACCCTAAAAGAAGTCGCCCCAAAAGAGCACACCttgcaaagttttttaattgaagCCGAAAACATCGTGAACTCTCGCCCATTGACTCACTTGCCTGTCAGTCCGGAAGACGAAGAACCATTGACGCCTAAATATTTCTTGTTGGGTTCTGCAAATACGGCTCAAACGCCAGAAGGTATTGAAATTATAAAGCCAGTGGTACTGAAGAAGCAGTGGCGAATTGCTCGACAGCTACGAGATCATTTTTGGAAAAGATGGATTGTGGAATATTTGCCCACACTTACAAGACGGTCCAAATGGTGCAAACATACGAAGCCTGTGGCCCCGGGAGATCTTGTACTAATTTGTGATCCAGCTGTTTCCCGCCGAAATTGGAAGAGAGGTCGTGTCGTAAATGTGTTTCCTGGCAGTGATGGTGTAATCCGAAGAGCTGATGTCCAAACAAGTAGTGGAATACTTAAACGCCCAGTTTCCAAACTAGCAGTCCTTGATTTGGAGTAG